A genomic region of Haliotis asinina isolate JCU_RB_2024 chromosome 1, JCU_Hal_asi_v2, whole genome shotgun sequence contains the following coding sequences:
- the LOC137297036 gene encoding uncharacterized protein — translation MATPNLPGSRSKSKRRHVETDGLSSSDDDSTAVSSESWPRFLVVDGIDGQPLKLNPFVISKAIAGICGEVRNVTRLRTGSLLVECAKRQQSVNLLAARQFANTGITVSVHKTLNSCRGVIRDRAKCLADMSEGEIASELKSQGVTSVKRFSRKLGDDIIGTNTYLFTFCLTSLPKSIKVGYFNIEVEVYIPSPLRCFKCQQFGHGARSCHSSPVCSRCSGKHENVNCANEIKCAKCNGDHVSFSKSCPAYERQAQILKLKHTNNISFNEAKNLLPVTSHMSSAKTYAVAVSTPCTKVDQGCQTAITWVSDDQTVLCSVSGARNGAATQTETEADHMLPAMSPTPLTTTTSPAPEVLSDPEVQSASVNKPRRLTNKQQKQLKKKETRALKHIEVSLPLTVPVEVHNTFEPLDMEVTPSLSDQRRPSPRARSPIEPP, via the coding sequence ATGGCTACCCCCAATCTACCTGGTTCTCGATCAAAATCAAAAAGGCGACATGTTGAAACAGATGGtttatcatcttctgatgatgactctACTGCAGTCAGTAGTGAATCCTGGCCGCGCTTTTTAGTTGTGGACGGAATTGATGGACAACCCTTGAAGCTTAACCCCTTTGTCATATCAAaagccattgctggaatatgtggtGAAGTGAGAAATGTAACACGTCTCAGGACAGGTTCTCTGTTAGTTGAATGTGCAAAGAGACAACAATCTGTCAATTTGCTCGCAGCTCGCCAGTTTGCGAATACTGGGATTACTGTTTCCGTTCATAAAACTCTTAATTCGTGCAGAGGCGTCATACGTGATCGGGCAAAAtgtcttgctgacatgtcagaaggcgAAATTGCTTCTGAACTGAAGTCCCAAGGTGTCACCTCTGTCAAGAGATTCTCTAGGAAACTAGGTGATGATATCATTGGGACGAATACATACCTGTTTACTTTCTGTCTCACGTCcttaccaaaatcaataaaagttggttattttaacattgaaGTGGAAGTGTATATTCCCAGTCcgcttcgatgtttcaaatgtcaacagtttggacaTGGAGCTAGGTCATGTCACAGCTCCCCAGTTTGCTCCCGTTGTAGtgggaaacatgaaaatgtcaactgcgcaaatgaaataaaatgtgcgAAGTGCAATGGTGACCATGtgtcattttccaaatcatgtccagcatatgaaagacaagcacaaattttgaaattgaagcaCACCAACAATATATCCTTCAATGAAGCAAAGAACCTTTTACCAGTTACAAGTCAcatgtcgtctgcaaaaacGTACGCAGTAGCTGTTTCTACTCCTTGTACAAAGGTTGATCAGGGCTGTCAAACTGCGATCACCTGGGTCTCCGATGACCAAACTGTTTTGTGCAGTGTTTCTGGTGCCAGGAATGGTGCTGCCACTCAGACAGAGACTGAGGCTGACCATATGCTTCCAGCCATGTCTCCCACACCATTAACCACCACTACATCGCCAGCACCTGAAGTTCTTTCAGACCCCGAAGTACAGTCAGCATCGGTAAACAAACCTAGGCGTCTTacgaacaaacaacagaaacaactcaaaaagaaagaaactagGGCACTTAAGCACATAGAAGTGTCTCTTCCTTTAACtgttcctgtagaggttcacaacACTTTTGAACCTCTGGACATGGAGGTCACGCCATCGCTATCAGATCAGCGAAGACCTTCTCCACGTGCTCGATCTCCAATTGAACCACCATGA